The Streptomyces cynarae genome contains a region encoding:
- a CDS encoding nucleotidyltransferase domain-containing protein gives MTVPNVLLSGIVGSTAYGLAHEGSDVDRLGLFAAATERLHGLHPPKESHVSTAPDRTLHEAAKWCRLALGGNPTATELVWLPDELYEVRTALGDELIGIRTSFLCAKRVRDAYLGYATQQFRRLESRGDGSFSADTRRRTAKHARHLKRLCHQGLELYTTGRLTLRVENPQEYHEFGERVATDPTAALPLLRFYENAFGEARAALPERPDETAVEAWLRRVRAHFYAPGAQAA, from the coding sequence ATGACCGTTCCGAACGTCCTGCTGTCCGGCATCGTCGGCTCGACGGCGTACGGGCTCGCCCACGAGGGATCCGACGTGGACCGGCTCGGCCTGTTCGCGGCGGCCACGGAGCGGCTGCACGGACTGCACCCGCCCAAGGAGTCCCACGTCTCCACCGCTCCGGACCGCACCCTGCACGAGGCCGCGAAGTGGTGCCGGCTCGCGCTCGGCGGCAACCCGACCGCGACGGAACTGGTCTGGCTCCCGGACGAGTTGTACGAGGTGCGCACCGCGCTCGGCGACGAGCTGATCGGCATCCGGACCTCCTTCTTGTGCGCCAAGCGTGTCCGTGACGCCTATCTCGGCTACGCCACCCAGCAGTTCCGCCGCCTGGAGTCCCGAGGGGACGGCTCCTTCTCCGCCGACACGCGCAGACGCACCGCCAAACACGCCCGCCACCTCAAGCGGCTCTGCCACCAGGGCCTGGAGCTGTACACCACCGGGCGCCTGACCCTCCGCGTGGAGAACCCGCAGGAGTACCACGAGTTCGGCGAGCGCGTCGCCACCGACCCGACGGCCGCGCTGCCCCTGCTCCGGTTCTACGAGAACGCCTTCGGCGAGGCACGCGCCGCGCTGCCGGAACGGCCCGACGAGACGGCCGTCGAGGCGTGGCTGCGCCGTGTCCGCGCCCACTTCTACGCGCCCGGTGCGCAGGCCGCCTGA
- a CDS encoding SDR family oxidoreductase yields the protein MTVTQDGPAAMDEVAYGPGIDPERLAVCLSVLEELDKLDVDHPDAIKVRRATSHIYRTVKQRRRQERRAAKTAHDKAVTEATATGSAQRIDDETEGILPSSATEAGRIAGILQRPRSCYVCKTRYVEVDYFYHQLCQECAAENRTRRDARADLTGKRALLTGGRAKIGMYIALRLLRDGAHTTITTRFPNDAIRRFKAQPDSDEWIHRLKIVGIDLRDPAQVVALADSVAAEGPLDILINNAAQTVRRSPQAYSELVAAESAPLPAGELPAAEVIGTFGSGAVAALPVVGGGALTAQDVTDLALVSGSASLERIAAGTAIDAGGLVPDLHDTNSWVQTVEEVTPIELLEVQLCNSTAPFILISRLRPAMAASQARRTYIVNVSAMEGVFSRGYKGAGHPHTNMAKAALNMLTRTSAQEMFEKDRILMTAVDTGWITDERPHPDKVRLADEGFHAPLDLVDGAARVYDPIVRGEQGEDLYGVFLKDYAPGKW from the coding sequence ATGACGGTGACACAGGACGGCCCGGCGGCCATGGACGAGGTGGCGTACGGGCCCGGCATCGACCCGGAGCGGCTCGCCGTCTGCCTCAGCGTGCTCGAGGAGTTGGACAAGCTCGACGTCGACCACCCCGACGCGATCAAGGTGCGCCGCGCCACCTCGCACATCTACCGCACGGTCAAGCAGCGCCGCCGCCAGGAGCGCCGTGCCGCCAAGACCGCCCACGACAAGGCGGTCACCGAGGCCACCGCCACAGGCTCCGCGCAGCGCATCGACGACGAGACCGAGGGCATCCTGCCGTCCTCGGCCACCGAGGCCGGCCGGATCGCGGGGATACTCCAGCGCCCCCGTTCCTGCTACGTCTGCAAGACCCGCTACGTCGAGGTCGACTACTTCTACCACCAGCTCTGCCAGGAGTGCGCCGCCGAGAACCGGACCCGCCGCGACGCCCGGGCCGACCTCACCGGCAAGCGCGCCCTGCTCACCGGTGGCCGCGCCAAGATCGGCATGTACATCGCGCTGCGCCTGCTGCGCGACGGCGCCCACACCACGATCACCACGCGCTTCCCGAACGACGCGATCCGCCGCTTCAAGGCCCAGCCCGACAGCGACGAGTGGATCCACCGGCTGAAGATCGTCGGCATCGACCTGCGCGACCCGGCCCAGGTGGTGGCGCTCGCCGACTCGGTCGCCGCCGAGGGGCCGCTGGACATCCTGATCAACAACGCGGCGCAGACCGTGCGCCGCTCCCCGCAGGCCTACAGCGAACTGGTGGCAGCCGAGTCCGCCCCGCTCCCGGCGGGCGAGCTGCCGGCCGCCGAGGTCATCGGCACGTTCGGCTCCGGGGCCGTGGCCGCGCTGCCCGTGGTCGGCGGCGGCGCGCTGACCGCGCAGGACGTCACCGACCTCGCGCTGGTCTCCGGCTCCGCGTCCCTGGAGCGCATCGCCGCCGGTACGGCCATCGACGCGGGCGGCCTCGTCCCCGACCTGCACGACACCAACAGCTGGGTGCAGACGGTCGAGGAGGTCACGCCCATCGAGCTGCTCGAGGTCCAGCTGTGCAACTCGACGGCGCCCTTCATCCTGATCAGCCGCCTGCGCCCGGCGATGGCGGCGTCGCAGGCCCGCCGGACCTACATCGTGAACGTCTCCGCCATGGAGGGCGTCTTCAGCCGCGGCTACAAGGGCGCCGGCCACCCGCACACCAACATGGCCAAGGCCGCCCTGAACATGCTCACCCGCACCAGCGCCCAGGAGATGTTCGAGAAGGACCGCATCCTGATGACCGCCGTCGACACCGGGTGGATCACCGACGAGCGCCCGCACCCGGACAAGGTGCGCCTGGCGGACGAGGGCTTCCACGCGCCGCTCGACCTCGTCGACGGCGCGGCGCGGGTATACGATCCGATTGTGCGCGGCGAACAGGGCGAGGACCTGTACGGCGTCTTCCTGAAGGACTACGCGCCGGGCAAGTGGTGA
- a CDS encoding TraR/DksA family transcriptional regulator translates to MPTTELSTDDLRDIAERLTAEADALRVELAAAEAQMSALSADCDLDAGDASAKTAALESLRTDTERARTLLDRILTTLSRVGAPGFGRCTVCGGEIGRDRLLAVPHTDLCIDCARTGTDAGM, encoded by the coding sequence ATGCCGACGACGGAACTGTCGACCGACGACCTGCGTGACATCGCCGAGCGGCTGACCGCCGAGGCGGACGCGCTGCGCGTGGAACTCGCGGCGGCCGAGGCCCAGATGTCCGCCCTGTCCGCGGACTGCGATCTGGACGCGGGCGACGCGAGCGCGAAGACGGCCGCCCTCGAAAGCCTGCGCACGGACACCGAGCGGGCCCGGACGCTGCTGGACCGGATCCTCACCACCCTGTCCCGGGTGGGGGCGCCCGGCTTCGGCCGGTGCACGGTCTGCGGCGGCGAGATCGGCCGCGACCGACTGCTGGCGGTGCCGCACACGGACCTCTGCATCGACTGCGCACGGACGGGGACGGACGCCGGCATGTGA
- a CDS encoding SDR family oxidoreductase, which produces MNENAPQHPGQQHPQPEFPQQDQPHPGWTGPMDPPPDHGEESYRGSGLLTDRKAVITGGDSGIGRAVALAYAREGADVLFTHLEQESGEARETARLVEDAGRKAVPVSCDIRDEEQCDRLIERALSEFGRIDVLVNNAAYQMAQSDGIQAITTEQFDRVMRTNLYGMFWLCKKALPHIPPGGSIINTTSVQAYKPSPHLLDYATTKGAIVTFTQGLAQMVASDGIRVNAVAPGPVWTPLIPATLPDTTDFGKQAPLGRPAQPAEIAPAYVFLASQYASYITAEIVNATGGTPLP; this is translated from the coding sequence GTGAACGAGAACGCACCTCAGCACCCCGGACAGCAGCATCCCCAGCCGGAGTTCCCGCAGCAGGACCAGCCGCACCCGGGCTGGACCGGCCCCATGGACCCGCCGCCGGACCACGGGGAGGAGTCGTACCGCGGCAGCGGCCTCCTCACGGACCGGAAGGCCGTCATCACCGGCGGCGACTCCGGGATCGGACGCGCCGTCGCACTCGCCTACGCGCGGGAGGGCGCGGACGTCCTGTTCACCCATCTGGAGCAGGAGAGCGGCGAGGCCCGTGAGACGGCGCGTCTGGTCGAGGACGCGGGCCGCAAGGCGGTCCCGGTGTCCTGCGACATCCGTGACGAGGAGCAGTGCGACCGGCTGATCGAACGGGCGCTCTCCGAGTTCGGGCGCATCGATGTCCTGGTCAACAACGCGGCGTACCAGATGGCCCAGTCCGACGGCATCCAGGCCATCACCACGGAGCAGTTCGACCGGGTGATGCGGACGAACCTGTACGGGATGTTCTGGCTCTGCAAGAAGGCTCTGCCGCACATCCCGCCCGGCGGATCGATCATCAACACGACGTCCGTCCAGGCGTACAAGCCCAGTCCGCACCTGCTCGACTACGCCACGACCAAGGGCGCCATCGTCACCTTCACGCAGGGTCTGGCGCAGATGGTCGCCTCCGACGGCATCCGGGTGAACGCGGTGGCCCCGGGGCCCGTGTGGACCCCGCTGATCCCGGCCACGCTCCCGGACACCACCGACTTCGGCAAGCAGGCACCCCTGGGCAGGCCCGCCCAACCCGCCGAGATCGCTCCCGCGTACGTCTTCCTCGCCTCGCAGTACGCGAGCTACATCACCGCCGAGATCGTCAACGCCACCGGCGGCACGCCACTGCCCTGA
- a CDS encoding wax ester/triacylglycerol synthase family O-acyltransferase — MTSDLLAPLDLAFWNIESARHPMHLGALGVFSCHSPTAGAHAADLLAARAAAVPGLRMRIRDVWLPDVRLPRDLAAARLPLALGGATREPDPDFDPLRHVRLHAPTADFHAEAGRLMERALVRGRPPWEAHVLPGEDGTSFAVLFKFHHALADGLRALTLAAAVMDPMDMPEPRPRRPEPARGLLPDVRRLPGLLRGTLTDVGRALDIGASVALSTLGMRSSSALTSEPSGTRRTAGVAIDLDDVHRVRKSAGGTVNDVLIAVVAGALRRWLDERGDGSAGVEPRALIPVSKRRPRTAHPQGNRLSGYLIRLPVGDPDPLERLRTVRTAMDRNKDAGPNRGAGAVALLADHVPALGHRLGGPLVSQAARLWFDILVTSVPLPSLGLRLGGNPLAEVYPLAPLARGQSLAVAISTYRGRVHYGLVADGRAVPDLERLARAVPDEVETLLAACRI, encoded by the coding sequence TTGACTTCTGACCTGCTCGCACCACTCGACCTGGCGTTCTGGAACATCGAGTCCGCCCGGCACCCCATGCACCTCGGTGCCCTCGGCGTGTTCTCCTGCCACTCGCCGACCGCGGGCGCCCATGCCGCGGATCTGCTGGCGGCCCGCGCCGCCGCGGTCCCGGGACTGCGCATGCGGATCCGCGACGTCTGGCTGCCGGACGTCCGCCTTCCGCGCGACCTCGCCGCCGCGCGCCTTCCGCTCGCCCTGGGCGGCGCGACCCGGGAACCCGACCCCGACTTCGACCCCCTGCGCCATGTGCGGCTGCACGCGCCGACCGCCGACTTCCACGCCGAGGCCGGGCGGCTCATGGAGCGCGCGCTGGTGCGCGGCCGTCCGCCGTGGGAGGCGCATGTGCTGCCGGGGGAGGACGGCACCTCCTTCGCCGTGCTGTTCAAGTTCCACCACGCGCTCGCCGACGGGCTGCGCGCGCTGACCCTCGCGGCCGCCGTCATGGACCCGATGGACATGCCCGAGCCCCGGCCGCGCCGGCCGGAGCCCGCCCGGGGCCTCCTGCCGGACGTGCGCAGGCTCCCGGGACTGCTGCGCGGCACGCTCACCGACGTGGGGCGTGCCCTCGACATCGGCGCCTCCGTCGCCCTGTCCACCCTCGGCATGCGCTCCTCCTCCGCGCTCACCTCCGAGCCCAGCGGCACCCGCCGTACGGCCGGTGTCGCCATCGACCTCGACGATGTGCACCGGGTGCGCAAGTCGGCGGGCGGCACCGTGAACGACGTGCTGATCGCGGTCGTCGCAGGCGCCCTGCGGCGCTGGCTGGACGAGCGCGGCGACGGCAGCGCGGGTGTCGAGCCGCGGGCGCTCATCCCGGTGTCCAAGCGCCGGCCGCGCACCGCGCACCCACAGGGCAACCGGCTCTCCGGCTACCTGATACGGCTTCCGGTCGGTGATCCGGACCCGCTGGAGCGGCTGCGGACGGTCCGTACGGCCATGGATCGCAACAAGGACGCCGGGCCCAACCGGGGTGCGGGCGCCGTCGCGCTGCTCGCCGACCATGTGCCGGCGCTGGGGCACCGGCTGGGCGGACCGCTGGTCAGCCAGGCCGCGCGGCTCTGGTTCGACATCCTGGTCACCAGCGTGCCGCTGCCGAGCCTCGGCCTGAGGCTCGGCGGCAACCCGCTCGCCGAGGTCTACCCGCTCGCCCCCCTGGCCCGCGGCCAGTCCCTTGCGGTGGCGATCTCCACGTACCGCGGCCGCGTCCACTACGGGCTCGTCGCGGACGGCCGGGCGGTACCGGACCTGGAGCGTCTGGCCCGGGCGGTCCCGGACGAGGTCGAGACACTGCTGGCGGCCTGCCGCATCTGA
- a CDS encoding GNAT family N-acetyltransferase, producing MLIRAAAAGDWPRIWPFWHRIVAAGETYTWDPDTSEDAARALWMAPAKRVYVAEDDTGAVVGSAYVTPNYGGPAAGIANAGFMVDPDHAGQGIGRALAEYILAAAKAQGYRGMVFNAVVETNPAVALWTSLGFAIVGTVPDAYDHPRFGRVGLHVMYRAL from the coding sequence ATGCTGATCAGAGCAGCCGCGGCCGGCGACTGGCCGCGCATCTGGCCGTTCTGGCACCGGATCGTCGCCGCCGGGGAGACCTACACCTGGGACCCGGACACCTCTGAGGATGCGGCCCGCGCCCTGTGGATGGCGCCGGCCAAACGCGTGTACGTCGCCGAGGACGACACCGGAGCGGTCGTCGGCTCGGCCTACGTGACGCCCAACTACGGTGGCCCCGCGGCCGGTATCGCCAACGCCGGTTTCATGGTGGACCCCGACCACGCGGGACAGGGCATCGGCCGCGCTCTCGCCGAGTACATTCTGGCCGCGGCCAAGGCCCAGGGCTACCGGGGCATGGTCTTCAACGCGGTCGTCGAGACCAACCCCGCGGTGGCGCTGTGGACGTCACTCGGTTTCGCGATCGTGGGCACCGTTCCGGACGCGTACGACCATCCCCGGTTCGGGAGGGTGGGCCTGCACGTCATGTACCGGGCGCTGTAG
- a CDS encoding FAD-dependent oxidoreductase → MSDHTGTQTSYWIETAPGVPRPALTEDITVDVAVVGGGVAGLSTAWEVARDGRSVAVLEAGRLAEGVTGYTTAKLSALHSLVYQRLRRTRGADGARLYGRSQLEAIGRAAELVDELGIDCDWETAPAFTYATDHDRVSEVRAEAEAAREAGLPAEFVTDTDLPFPVAGAVRVADQVQFHPRKYLLALAEALARGGGQLYEHTRVVGLHEGEPCRLTTEAGHTVTARHVVVATHYPIFDRAMLFARLSPRREVVLTAPIDAGRAPQGMYITPEENTRSIRTTPYQDGTRLLIVTGEHFTPGTSDTGEHLARLADWATEHFGPLEFRHRWATQDNDSSDTVPLVGLLHPASRHTYVATGFGGWGLSSGVMAGLLLSALIDGREPPWAQLYDPRRVGTVLREAPAFLKYQAKVAQHFVGDRVAPFIGGGSLDDVAPGDGAVLRVGGHVCAVSRDDSGQLHAVSARCTHLGCLVAFNRAEQAWECPCHGSRFDIDGRVMQGPAVRPLEQRDV, encoded by the coding sequence ATGAGTGACCACACCGGCACGCAGACGTCGTACTGGATCGAAACGGCACCCGGAGTTCCCCGGCCGGCCCTCACCGAGGACATCACCGTGGACGTGGCCGTCGTCGGGGGAGGGGTCGCGGGCCTGAGCACCGCCTGGGAGGTGGCGCGCGACGGCCGCAGCGTCGCCGTGCTGGAGGCCGGACGCCTCGCCGAGGGCGTCACCGGGTACACGACCGCCAAGCTCTCCGCGCTGCACTCCCTCGTCTACCAGCGACTGCGCCGCACCCGGGGCGCGGACGGCGCGCGGCTGTACGGCCGTTCCCAGCTGGAGGCGATCGGCCGCGCCGCCGAGCTGGTGGACGAACTCGGCATCGACTGCGACTGGGAGACCGCACCGGCGTTCACCTACGCGACGGACCACGACCGTGTGTCCGAGGTGCGCGCCGAGGCGGAGGCCGCGCGGGAGGCGGGGCTGCCCGCCGAGTTCGTCACCGACACGGATCTGCCCTTTCCCGTGGCGGGCGCGGTCAGGGTGGCCGACCAGGTGCAGTTTCACCCGCGCAAGTACCTCCTCGCGCTCGCCGAGGCGCTGGCGCGCGGTGGCGGGCAGCTGTACGAGCACACCCGCGTGGTCGGACTCCACGAGGGCGAGCCCTGCCGTCTGACCACCGAGGCCGGGCACACGGTCACCGCACGGCACGTCGTGGTGGCCACCCATTACCCGATCTTCGACCGCGCGATGCTCTTCGCCCGGCTCTCGCCGCGCCGCGAGGTCGTACTGACAGCGCCGATCGACGCCGGACGCGCGCCGCAGGGCATGTACATCACCCCCGAGGAGAACACGCGGTCGATCCGCACCACCCCGTACCAGGACGGTACACGTCTGCTGATCGTCACCGGCGAGCACTTCACTCCGGGCACCTCCGACACGGGGGAACACCTCGCCCGACTGGCCGACTGGGCCACCGAGCACTTCGGGCCCCTTGAGTTCAGGCACCGCTGGGCCACTCAGGACAACGACTCCTCGGACACGGTGCCGCTCGTCGGGCTCCTGCACCCGGCGAGCCGTCACACCTACGTCGCCACGGGCTTCGGCGGCTGGGGGCTCAGCAGCGGTGTCATGGCGGGGCTCCTGCTGTCCGCGCTGATCGACGGGCGCGAGCCGCCGTGGGCACAGTTGTACGACCCGCGCAGGGTCGGCACGGTCCTGAGGGAGGCGCCCGCCTTCCTCAAGTACCAGGCGAAGGTCGCCCAGCACTTCGTGGGTGACCGTGTGGCGCCGTTCATCGGCGGCGGCTCGCTCGACGACGTCGCCCCGGGAGACGGCGCGGTGCTGCGCGTCGGCGGCCATGTGTGCGCCGTGTCCCGGGACGACTCGGGGCAGCTGCACGCCGTGTCGGCGCGCTGCACCCACCTGGGCTGCCTCGTCGCCTTCAACCGCGCCGAGCAGGCGTGGGAGTGCCCCTGCCACGGTTCCCGCTTCGACATCGACGGACGTGTGATGCAGGGCCCGGCCGTACGGCCGCTGGAGCAGCGGGACGTCTGA
- a CDS encoding alcohol dehydrogenase catalytic domain-containing protein yields the protein MRALTWQGRRDVRVETVPDPRIEKPDDIIVRVTSSGICGSDLHLYELFGPYIDQGDVLGHEPMGIVEEVGPQVRTLKPGDRVVIPFNVSCRDCFMCNQGLHSQCETTQVRERGTGAALFGYTKLYGQVPGGQAELMRVPFGDRLPIKVPEGPPDDRYVYLSDVLPTAWQAVEYAAVPEGGSVAVLGLGPIGDMCTRIARHRGAGLVIGVDLVDERLERAAAHGVTCFDLRRHSGKDLTEAVRELTDGRGPDSVIDAVGMEAHGAPFAKAAQWLTGHLPDAVAQPLMEHAGVDRLGALHTAIDLVRRGGTLSISGVYGGATSPMPLLTMFDKQVQVRMGQANVWKWVEDILPLLTDEDPLGVDGFKTHAMPLEDAPKAYAMFQAKEDGMIKTLLKP from the coding sequence ATGCGAGCACTGACCTGGCAGGGCCGACGCGACGTCCGCGTGGAGACCGTCCCGGACCCCCGGATCGAGAAGCCCGACGACATCATCGTCAGGGTCACGTCCAGCGGAATCTGCGGTTCCGACCTCCACCTGTACGAGCTGTTCGGTCCCTACATCGACCAGGGCGACGTCCTGGGCCACGAGCCCATGGGCATCGTCGAGGAGGTCGGGCCGCAGGTTCGCACGCTCAAGCCCGGCGACCGGGTGGTCATCCCGTTCAACGTCTCATGCCGTGACTGTTTCATGTGCAACCAGGGCCTGCACTCGCAATGCGAGACGACCCAGGTCCGCGAGCGCGGCACCGGCGCCGCCCTGTTCGGGTACACCAAGCTGTACGGACAGGTGCCGGGTGGGCAGGCGGAGCTGATGCGGGTGCCGTTCGGCGACAGGCTGCCCATCAAGGTGCCCGAGGGGCCGCCGGACGACCGCTATGTGTACCTTTCCGACGTGCTGCCGACCGCCTGGCAGGCGGTGGAGTACGCGGCGGTGCCGGAGGGCGGCAGCGTGGCCGTCCTCGGCCTCGGGCCCATCGGCGACATGTGCACCAGGATCGCCCGGCACCGAGGCGCCGGCCTGGTCATCGGCGTGGATCTGGTGGACGAGCGGCTGGAGCGCGCCGCGGCGCACGGAGTCACCTGCTTCGACCTCCGCCGGCACAGCGGAAAGGACCTGACCGAGGCCGTGCGGGAGCTGACCGACGGGCGGGGGCCGGACTCCGTGATCGACGCCGTCGGCATGGAGGCGCACGGCGCGCCGTTCGCCAAGGCCGCGCAGTGGCTGACCGGTCATCTGCCCGACGCGGTGGCGCAACCACTGATGGAGCACGCCGGAGTGGACCGGCTGGGGGCCCTGCACACGGCCATCGACCTGGTACGCCGCGGCGGCACCCTGTCGATCTCAGGGGTGTACGGCGGGGCCACGAGCCCCATGCCCCTGCTGACCATGTTCGACAAGCAGGTCCAGGTGCGCATGGGCCAGGCGAACGTCTGGAAGTGGGTGGAGGACATCCTGCCCCTGCTCACGGACGAGGACCCCCTCGGCGTGGACGGCTTCAAGACGCACGCCATGCCGCTCGAGGACGCCCCCAAGGCGTACGCGATGTTCCAGGCCAAGGAAGACGGCATGATCAAGACCCTGCTCAAGCCGTGA